The Brassica oleracea var. oleracea cultivar TO1000 chromosome C6, BOL, whole genome shotgun sequence genomic interval GGTTTTAGCCTGGTTTGGACCGCATTGGTTCACGGATGAGATCATGTATGTTCACTATAGTTCTGTTTTCTTACAATTATTTTATTTAAACCCCACGAGAAGAAAAAGAACAACTAAAAGCTCCATCAGAGCATGATTATCCCGAAGACCCATTTAAAAATTTTTATTTTTTTTTAATACTTTTAAATAGGAAAAATGAGTTAAGAGACAACATTAAAAAACCCAAACTTTTTTTGTAGTCCATTGCAAATCTTTTAACTAAAGGTTCTTAAAAAAAATTATTAAATATTTTTTTATTAAACTTAAATTTTTTTAATTAAATAAAACATATTAAAAGATAACATCTTAAACATTGATTTTTAAACAAAATATGCCACATGAAAACATTTGAGAATTAGAAGATATGCAAAAATGGCTACATACTAATAAGCAAACAATTCATGAACCATCAAGTACATGCATAATAAGACACTACTACGACATATTTTCAGCTAATAAAACATATGTGAGCATGAAGACACACAGAGAAAAACGTGCGTCTCTGTTCATATCATTGCAAAGATTAGAGAAATGAAATGAAAATGCAGAGCATGCTAACTATCACATAAAGTTCACCTGTTTCAAGGACCATCCATTCATTTTGACTTGTGTTTTTCTCCAACCACTGTCCTTGAACATCTGCATTGTTTCTCCGTAATGAGAATGCATATCCCTGGACAGAGAGACACGGGTTCTGAATCTTGCCATTTGAGTGGCTCATTCAAGTCAGCTAAGCCGTTTGAGTTCTTCACATCCAAGCAAGACCCTGAAGAGTTGCTCTGATGAGAAGCATTCTCTTTTCTAGTTAAAATTTCAACCATTTAGAAGACAAAACTGAACGTAACAGAAAACAATGAAAAATAATTGAATATACATACATACCTGCAAGGCAGAGACTCGAACCTTGGTTGGTCCAAACAGTGGCATGAACGGAGTAGCCACGTTGTAAGAGACGCATGATGAGCCAAGAAGCAACGAAACCAGTCCATCCCGTTACACAAACCAACCCCGTACCGTCCAAGAAAGATGACGCCATCTCACCTCCTCCGTTGTTGTCATCTTCTTCTTTTCTTCCCATGTTCTCTATCTCTATCTCTCTCTCTTGTGGTGTGTGGTGACAGCATAAATCAGAGACTAATAGAACCTGAGCCTGATCACAGCCGGAACCTGAGCCTGATTACAGCCGCTTTACAAACTCGGATCGTATACCAAACAGAATGTTATTTCATTATTCAAATCGAAAACCAGAGATATATTAAGAAATAAAACACAAGAAGAACAATAGATACTCAAAACCAAACACAAATGTGATAGTTTCTTAGATCATTTCAAGAGTATAGTTTAGGTTCGTTTGATGCACAACAACAATCAAATCATAATACAAGGCAGAAGAGTGTTTCTTTAGTGGTTGAAGTTAAAAGATGTTACCTTTTTGCCTCGGATGACAGCTCCTGCTTCACCTTGGACAACCATGTACTTCTCTCCGCCAAGGAATAGACCGGTCAGTGCAAGGTTTCCAGGTTCCTCAGTCTTTCTTGATTCCCTCTATCTCACCAGGCTTCAACTACATAAACCAAGAACACAAAAAGCAATGAGCTTTCAACTGATTAAGAAATGATCATCGTACTAATCCACCAGATCATTTGCATTGTTTTTACAATATACTAATCAAAGTCGAAATCATTCAAAGGTGAATCCTTTGTCATCTGTTCAAGTAAAAATTTTTGGAAAAAAAATCACAGCTTTATAATCAGATCATAGCAATTCAACATCCAATCAGGAAATCCCAGATTGGATCACAAACCTACAATACCACAAAGGGCCTCTCTGCTTGAACTTGAACTTTGACTCCAGAGTATTATCTGAGGAAGAGAGAATCCGATTCATCTGACGCCGAAGAAGATTCGAGGGGAAGCATGGAAGAAGAGAGAGCGACGTGTGTTCAGAAGAGCCGTCTTTTCTGTCACGTTCCTTAGGGTAATTGCTTTTTTTTTTTTTTTTAAATTCTGATATACTAAGAGACGGTTAAGGAACCCGGGTTAATGATGCTCTTAGTTATGTATCTCAGTTAATCTTCAAGGTTCAATGTAGTCAACAGTTTGGTTAACCGTTGATAGTTTTTCTTCTTTCAAAGTGACTACTATAGAGCCGGCTAGATAGTAGGGCGTGGAGTACAACATCTCGAAGCCTAATAGTTTTAAAAGTAATAATCTAACTTTCAATAAAATTTAGTTTACAAAAAAAAAACTTTCAATAAAATTTAATTTACTTATTTTTTTGAAAAAGAGATAATACTCCATTTTTTGGTGTGTTCGAGGACACTAAAACCCTTTTTGAGTATGCCCTGGTGACTACGACATTTTCCGCACATGTTTTTCGATTCTTGTGATATGAGGCTATGAGCGCAAGTCTTTAAAAGACAAAAAGTATAGCTGTCTGTTTCTATAAAACAATTAGTATAATACTATACTTTTTTTTGTCAGCTAGTATAATACTATACGAGCACGTGAAGTTTGAGCTATACAATCAATAATTGAAGATGAGGAATGATCGAAGCCGCTCATCCTTTGAACCTCATAACATTTTCTAAAAGAACTGGTCGGCATCGGAAAATAGTAGCTCTAAACTTAATATTTAGTGACCCTAAGCTACAATAAACATATATAGTTTTTTTTTTTTTTTAATAACTCTGGTATCTGGGCAGCCACATTCCCAACTATCCCCCGAAAGGGGTCCAGCGCCCAACGGAAGAGATGTTAAATCCGTTGTGGCCAAGGCTCGAACCCGGGTGGCGGACAGTACAGCTGTACCTCCTTTACCACCAAGCTACGAACGCTTGATTTAAAACAAACAAACATATATAGTTGATGTTCATATAGGGAAATCCTTCTCTTATTGCATAATGGAAAAAAATATACAGCATTTGCAAAACCATGTGATCATTTGTATATAGATTCCACTTTCCAAGCACCATTTTCTAATTGTTTGTTTTCCCTTTTCGAAAATGGGTTAACTTTACTAATAAAATGGTATGTGCTTCACTAGCTCTATTTCTCTGATTCTATCTACAATATGTTGTAAATTATAATTACAGGACTTTTTTCGGAAAAATAATGGTTATTTCTTTAGAGCATCTCCGATGGTTAACTTCGTTTTTTTCTTCAAAATTTGAAGTTCTTCAAAAAATGAGGCAACATGCTTTCCAATGGTTTGCTTCATATTTTTTTTTTCAAAATTGAAATATTCTAAGTATATTCTACCACCACTTTATAATTAATTATTAATAACATTTTATCCCTTTTCAAATTTACTAATTTTACCCATCTGTTTTATTTTAACATTAATTCGACTCAATTACTATTTATTATAAATTAATAATTATTATATAATACAACTATTACACATAACATAATAAACAAAATATTTTATAAAAAGCACTAAGTTCGTATATCTCTTAAGTGATTAAAAATGTATTTTAAAACAAAAAATGAGCTTATTTTATTCTTAATTCTTCTAAATCGAACATAAAATTCTTAGTAATCAATAATTTCATATTCTTCGTTATTAACATTCAATTAGATAAAAGTAATAGTGTAAAATTTGAAATTAATTGGATGCATTAACACTTTTAATTTGTTTAAGTAAAAAATAACAATAAATAAAAGTTAAGGATTAGTTTGTAATAAAAAAGTTCATCTTAAAAAAATGAAGAACTGAACAGTATTTTTTCAAATTTGAAGAAATAATGTTCAATTCTTCAAAATTTGAAGAAATGAAGAAATAAATGAAGTACCAATGGAATAAAAAATGAAGCACCATTGGAGATGTTCTTATACGTGAAGACTATTCTTCTCTTTTTGTGAAATCTCATAATGAAATAAAAAAAAACAAAGAATAACACGATATCGACTTTTGGAGGATAAAATCGTTGAAATGGATTTATTTTTGTTTAGAGTTTTACTATTATTTACTGAATCATGTTAACAGTACACTATAAGCTATTTATTAATTAGACACCAACCGTAAGGAATCCGATCCAAAAACCACACTTCTCATATAGTTTCTTATTAATTTTATCTTAGGTTTTATTAATGTTCCTATGAATTTTTACATTAGGGGAATAACCAAAAAAGTAATAGATGTGGTGAGCGTAAAGCGAATACGCGAACTTCGGATCTTCAGTCTGACGCTCTCCCAACTGATCTATCCCAACTGATCTATCCCCGCAAGTTGACTATTTAACACTAGGTAAGTATATTATATTATTTCTTCAAAGACCAATCCATGTTGTATATATATATATATAGATATATACTTTGAATATGTAACGCACTTTGAGAGGATGAATAGTAGAATCACAATTTATTGTCCATTATAAGCACAGTCCAACGTCCTCCTTTGCAGAGGTTGGACACTGCTACTGGTCCACCTTATAGGAACATGATAAAACTTTGGCGTTTACTCATTCCCTTTATTCAAACCCCACGACTCAATTAAGAAAAAAATAGTAAACTGTTTAGTGGGTCAGTCTTGCTTTGACAGTAGCAAATGTCATTTTATTTGTAAATCTGTTCATAAAGAAGAAGAATCAAAGAGCAATTTTAGTGTGAGTCTGATATCAAATTATTTAGACTTTTTCCACACAAAAAAGCTCGCGACAAAAGCAAACCAACCAAATACTCAGATCTGCTCCGGCGTCGTCCGGCGCGTTCGCGCGCGTCCGGTCGCCGGAGGCTTCCTTCCTCCTTGCTCTGTTTTCCACTTTGCTTTCCGGTCACTCCCCTCCGCTGTTGCTTTGTTTCGGGCTCTGGTCAAGCGTCTCTTGTTGATTCCGGTGACCGCTAGCGAGGTTCGTCGGAATTTGCTATCGATTCAGCTTCTGTTGGAGTCAAGACGCGGTGGTGTGCAGTGGATTTGGCCGTGGAGTCTGTTTTTTCGTGGCTGAGAGAGAGGATTGTGTTTTCTGAATTTCTTTTAAATTCCGAACCCGCACTTTACTGTGTTAGTAAGTACTGTCGTGTCTACAGGTCTAATTTTAGGGGTCAAAGAGATGTTTCACTTTGCGAGACCATTTCTAGTGTTTGAGAGGATCGAAAGGAGATAGATGTTAATTCTGGAGCTTTTGCTTCAGTAATGGTCGATTGCCGCTGATTTGCTCGTGTTAATTTTGGATTTGGAGTGGTTTTTATCTAGTTACCGGCTGTTGAATAAGACGTAGTCGGGAAGCTTTCTTAGGCTTTGCCTTAGGGTGATGGTATGATGGTGCGTATGAGGCGCGTGGAGAACTCTTTCAAGGTCCAATGGCGAGACTTAGTTGGGGTTGAAGGGTGTTTACAGCGACGGTTAAAGATTCTAACCTCTTTTAGTTCAGTTATATGTATTGGTGATGTTCGTGTGCTTCCAGTCCTCCTTGTTACTCCTTTCTACTGGTGTTAGTGGTTGATGAGGTCTCGGTAGGTAAGTTCATCTTCGAGTGCATGGTTGAGCATTCCTTACTGAAGCTTAGTTTTCACTTTTCTGCTTTTTGTCTCCTTTTTCGTGGTTATATATTAGCTTTAAGAGTGTGTGTTATGTTTATCTCTTGGCTCCGGGTGGTACTTGTTACCTCGCCGACTTTTGGCTTCAGACATTGTCGTTATTGTATGCGTGTAACCGAATGTTTGATATAATCTTAATCTACTAGATGACAAAAAAAAAAGTGTGAGTCTGATAGAAGGAATTACTATTTAATTTATATGGATGTCAACTCTTGATTTTATATTGGACATAGAAATTAAGCAATTGTACATCTCTTGAGAAGATGATCATCCAGTATTTAATTTGCAAACCTTTCACGAGCACTCTTTATTTATTGACCTCGTGCTTTAGGAGTTTTCACTGCCGTCGATATGATGCACAGCGAACATGTACACTGAATTTGATACATCCAAAAATAAATAAAAATACGAGAAACTCTTACATGCTCAAGTTTACTTGATCTTTGTTTTGCTTCCTTCTATAAATAAGTGAAATGCAACTGTAGCAATCTTGGAAGGCAACATTCATGTAGTTGTTTACTTAGTAAATTAACAAATTATGAGTTTTATTTCAAGTCGCTTAAAAGACCAAAGTGTTCTTACATATTTGGAGAATGTGTGTACTAGAGTATGTACACATTTTGATAGAATAATATAATCGTAATTAATTTCCTCTTTTACAGAGGTTGGCCATTGATCCACCTTTGGAACATTATAGAACTTTCATCTGGTTTGTACTCCGGCGTGTGCCCACCTCCCTGTAATTGAAATCCACAACTCTCAATAAAAACGTTGAGTGGAAATTAAAAAAAAGAAGAAAGAAGAGGAAAGACTTGCTTTGATAGTAGCAAATGTCATCTTATTTGCATAAGTCCTTGTGTATCTGCCAAGTAAGAGTCAAGAGTAATCTCAACGTGCATTTGATAGGACGAATGAACAAGAAATGGAAACAATTAATTAAGGAAAGATAGGTGCACATATATACCCAG includes:
- the LOC106300103 gene encoding uncharacterized protein LOC106300103, which encodes MVVQGEAGAVIRGKKAQVLLVSDLCCHHTPQEREIEIENMGRKEEDDNNGGGEMASSFLDGTGLVCVTGWTGFVASWLIMRLLQRGYSVHATVWTNQGSSLCLAEKRMLLIRATLQGLAWM